From the genome of Thermodesulfovibrionales bacterium:
CTTAGCAAGGAGTACCCCCCCTGTCACGATAATATTCGCGAGGGACAGCGGCAGCATGACTTTCCAGCCAAAGGCCATGAGTTGATCGTATCGCGGTCTCGGCAGCGATGCCCTCAGGAGGACGAAGCCGCAGATGAAGACAAAGGTCTTGAGAAAAAACCAGACAAGCGGCGGGAACAGGGGCCCGAGCCAGCCTCCGAAAAAGAGGGTCACGATCAGGGCAGAGATGAGCGTGACGCCGAGATATTCGCCGACAAAGAACATGCCGAATTTCATCCCCGAATATTCCGAATGGAATCCGGCGACAAGTTCGCTCTCGGCCTCGGGCAGATCAAAGGGCAATCTGCGGGTCTCTGCAACGCCGGCGATCATAAAGACGACGAGACCGAAACATTGGGGGACACAGAACCAGAGATCTCTCTGGGCCTCAACAATCTGACGAAGATTAAAGGATCCTGCGAGCATCACCACCCCCACGAGCGATAACCCCATGAAGACTTCGTAACTCAGCATCTGGGCCGATGCCCTCAGACCTCCGAGGAGTGAGTACTTGCTCGCCGACGACCATCCCGCCAGGGCAGTACTGTAAACGCCGAGGGAAGACATGGCAAGAACAAAGAGGAGTCCGATGTTGAGATCCACGATTTCGATACCCGGTCCGAAGGGGATCACGGCAAAGGAGAGGAGCACGGTGACCATGATGACGGCTGGTGCAATGATGAAGACCGGTTTATCGGCAAAGGGAGGAATCCAGTCCTCCTTCGTGAAAACCTTGAGCATGTCTGCCAGCACCTGAAGAAGTCCGAAGGGACCGACGCGGTTCGGGCCATAGCGGTCCTGCCAGAGGGCAAGCAGTCTCCGTTCGAGCCAGATAAGCAAGGCGCCGAGAGACATGACAACACCGAGGACGCCAAAAACCATTATCAATGAACGGAGAGTTGCGTTCATCTCTTATCCGCTCTCTTAACCCTGCCGAGCAACGGCAGGTCAATCATGTTCAATGCGGTGAGGCCGACGGGCAAACCTCCGACCCCTCCGGTCATAGCAGGCATGAGACTGACACGAAGCCGATGGACCTTGCCGGAGAGGGACAATTCAACATCATCGCCATCATCGACACCAATCTTTGCCGCGTCACCAGGACTGAGGGCCAGATAGGGCTCCGGAGACCGTTCGTAAACACCGGGGGAATGGATACTCAATTCCTCAGACCCGAAGACATGATAAAGGGGGACTATGAGCAGACCGTCTCCGGTCGGCTTAAAGGCTTCAGGGATATCGCTGAAATAGGAGATCTCTCCTTTCTGCGCCGGTTCAATGAGCCGCCGTCCCGGATCACCTCCGAGCAAAGCTCCTCCAGCCTCCTTCTGAAATTTGGTGAGTGACTGGACAGAATTCCAGCCGGGGGCCCAGTACCTCGGTATGAGAGGAGCAGGCGGCATGCCGCTATAGCCCTCCATGGAAAAGGAGAGCGGTGAATCAGGATCATCGGGAGATGGCGGTTCATGAATGCTGAGATTCGCATCCATCGCTGTTCGTCCGCTATACCTGTGGGGCCTGCGCGGTATCTCCATGCCTGAAACGCGGAACCCCGCAGAGGGCACAGCATCCGCGAGAGGACCGAGAACCGGCAGGGCCCTCGACATGGCCGAGGTGACATCGTCGAAGGTCCTCCAGATCTCAGCCTCCAAATGTCCTGAAGAGAGCATGAGATCATGGAGCCAACGCCAGCTCTCCCGCACCTCACCGCCGGGTATGAAGACTTTATAGAAGCGCTGTCCCCGTCCTTCGTTATTGACCAAGGTGCCTTCACCCTCGGCAAAGGTGGCAGCAGGAAGGACGACATCAGCCCTCGCCGCTGTCGGGTTAGGGAGATGATCGATGACAACAATATTCTTGACGTGATCGAAAAAGGCATTCACGCTCTCAGCCTCTGCCCTGCGAAAGAGATCATTCTCAAGGACAATGACCGTTTCGACGGCCTCCTCCCGGGCGACTTTGAAGGCCTCTGCGACACTCTTTTCCGCCATGAGCGTTAGCCCCAGGCTGTTGCACTCGGGGAGAACGAAGCAGAGCTCTGCGGGCCTTCCGATCCGGCAGAGCGACCAAGCCACGTTTGCGGCTGCATGTACCATGACTTTGCTGCCGCAGCCCGTACCGGAGACAACAAGGGGACGCCGTGCATTCTTCAGTGCCTCTGCGATCTCCCTTGCAAGCGAGCGGACTCCCTCGTCGGAGAGAGAGACCAGATCAGCATGGCTGCCCAATTCCTGCGCCACGGCGAAGCCAAGGAGGGCAAGGTCATCAGGAGGAGCATGGTATGTCCTGAGCGCCACATCGTCAAGCCTCGTGCTGTGGGGCGCAGCGATAAAGAGCGGCCCCTTCTCGTCTTGTGTCGCGGTCCTGACTGCTGCATCGTTCCATTCCAGGATCCCGAGGTCTTCAAGCTTCTCCATCGGTTTATTCCGAGCCGCCTGTCTGAGCGAGAGGCCGAGGACAGGCGCCGTATTCGCAACATCCTCCCCGAGGACGAATATCGCATCAGCCTCCCTTACGTCCTTTAATGACGGTGACCGGGCAGGACCGTTTTCGAATATCGAGACTATCTCCGACACCAGCCGGAACTCTCCTTCCGATGACCCAGAATAGAAGCGCTCAGGTCCCACAAGGGAACGGAGGGCGAAATTCGCCTCAAGGGAGGCCCTCGGTGAGCCGATGCCGATCACCCCTGCGCCGAAGTGGAGGAGAGCCGACAGGTGATGAAGAGCCGCCTTTCTTGAGATAGGCTTTTGGAGACCTCCCTTACGGTCTCTCAACAGAGGCCCTCTGATGCGGTGATCGCTGTTGACAAATTCATATCCGAAGCGGCCGCGGTCGCAAAGGAAGTAGCCGTTCAGATCTCCATGGTAGCGGTTCAGGACCCGCCGCAGAAGGCCGTAGCGCTCACCAGGGATCGTATTGCACCCGAGGGAGCAATGAACGCAGACAGAGGGAGCTGTCTGGAGGTCCCATTTGCGGGTATAATGGCGTTTCAGAGTCTTATCCGTAAAAACTCCGGTCGGACAGACCTCCACAAGGTTGCCGCTGAATTCATTCTCAAGGACGCCGTCACGCTCTCTTCCGAAATAGACGTGGTTGTGGGAGCCAAAGACCTCAAGGTCCCGCCCCCCGGCATATCCACGATAGAACCTGACACAGCGATAACACTGGATGCACCGGTTCATCTCATGGTTGACGAAGGGGCCAAGATCCTGGTTGCGGTGCGTCCGTTTTTTGAACCGGAACCTGCGGTAGTCATGTCCTGTCATGACCGTCATGTCCTGGAGATGGCATTCTCCTCCCTCGTCACAGACCGGGCAGTCATGGGGGTGGTTCGTCATGAGCCATTCGAGGACAGCAGCGCGGAAGGCCTTTGCATCGGGGTCATTGATAGAGATGCGGGTCCTGTCGGAAGCGGGCGTCATACAGGACATCACGATCTTGCCGCGTCTGTCTTTCTCGTCCTTAAACTGCTTCACGGCGCACTGTCTGCACGCGCCAACGGAATGCATGGCAGGATGCCAGCAGAAATAGGGTATGTCGAACCCAAGGGAAAGGCAGGCATGGAGCAGGTTCTGTCCGTCCTTCACCATATAAGGCTTATCGTCTATGTATATCGTCGCCATCTTCATCCAATGTCTGAACAAGAGTCCTCAGAGCCGATTCACCTTTTTTCAAAATGGTCGGTTTCATTTCCATGGGCACTTCTTCTCTTTTATATGCAGCTCGAAATCTTCCCTGAAGTACTTCAGCGCACTCTGGAGCGGTTCGACGGCGCCGGGGGCAAAGGCGCAGAACGTATGCCCCGGCCCGAGCAACCCGGTATGGGATTCGAGGATCCCGATGTCTCCGGGCTCCCCCTCTCCGCTCTCGATAGCCATCAGCAACTTCTCTATCCATGGCAGGCCTTCACGGCATGGGGTGCACCACCCGCAGGACTCGCGGCTAAAGAAGCGTTCGAGATTATGGACCATCCCGACAGGACACGTCCGGTCGTCAAGCACGATCATGGTGCCTGTCCCCATTCTGCTTCCCACCTTCGGGACCGAGTCGTAATCCATCCTCACATCGAGATGCTCTTCGACGAGAAAATCCGTCGAAGCGCCGCCGGGTATGACGGCGCGGAATCGGTATCCGTCGGCCATGCCTCCGGCGTGCTCTTCGATGATCTCCCGTATTGTCGTCCCCATCGCCAGTTCCCAAGCCCCGGGTCTCCTGACCCTCCCGCTCACACCGTACATCTTTGTACCTCCCTCTTCGGTATGACTGAGTCCCTTGTACCATGCGGCGCCGTTCAGAATGATATGCGGTATATTGCAGAGGGTCTCGGCATTATTGATGATCGTGGGCCTCCCCCACAGGCCGCTCGCCTGAGGGTGAGGCGGCTTGGCGCGCGGGATAGGACGCCTGCCCTCGAGGGCATTCAGCATCGCCGTCTCCTCGCCACATATGTATCTCCCCGCACTGACGTGAAGATAGAGTTCAAGTCGAAAACCTGATTTGAGAATATCTCTGCCGAGATAGTTCCCGGCGTAAGCGTCGGCTATCGCCCTTGACAGTCGTTCAGCAGCACGACGGTATTCCCACCTCAGGAAGACGTAAGCGGTATCGACGTGGAGGGCATAGGCGCTGATGATCATACCCTCGATCAACTGGTGGGGGTTTCCTTCGATAAGTATACGGTCTTTGAAAGTGCCTGGCTCCATCTCATCGGCATTGGCGATGAGGTATCTTGGACGGAGAACATTATCGCCTGCCGGCATGAAACTCCACTTTATGCCTGTCGGGAACCCGGCGCCGCCGCGTCCCCTGAGGTTGGAATCCTTGACTGCCTGCACGATATCTCCTGGGGTCATGGTCTTCAGGGCCTTCCTCAGGCCCTCGTAGCCGCCGGCCTTCTCGTACTCCTCAAGGGTCAGGGCTTCGCCATCGGGCCGCATCATTCCTGTCAGTGGTTTCTCCATAACATCCCTTTAACGATATCTCTCAAGAATCTCATCAATCTTCTCCGGCGTGAGATTCGTGTGGAGTTCGTCATCAATCATCATGGCCGGCGCCTGATCACAGGCTCCGAGGCATGCAACCGGCAGCAAGGTGAACTGTCCGTCGGCGCTCGTCTCCCCAGGGGTAATGCCGAGACGTGATATCAGGTGTTCACGAATCCGCTCGTATCCCATGACCCAACAACTAACGCTATCACAGATCAGGATCAGATGCTTGCCGACTGGCTTCCGGAAGATGAGGCTGTAAAACGTTGCTACGCCGTCGAGCTCTTCGGGTGTCATCTCAAGGATTGCAGCGATGTCCCTTATTTCATCCGAAACCCACCCCCGGTAGCGCTGAACGATCCTCAGCGCCTCAACGCAGGCTGCATGCCTGTTGGAAAGGTGCTCTAATTCCGCAAGGATCTCTCTCCTCTCTCCGTCAGTGAGCATTATCTGTCGAGCCCGCCTCCCCGCCAACCGTGCAAAGGATCCTCCTTCCTCCTAAAGGACATCATCAGTATGCCTGCACTTTTCGTCACCCCTGCTTGTCCGGAGTCATTCTCAGGAAGGATTCCCGACGAGAGCGAATGACACCAGAGGAATGAACCAATTCGTAACAGCTTCACAGCTGGGAAAAGATTTTGAACGATGCCAGCCTTGTCTCCCGTACAGGATATCATCTCCTTTTACCTATCCACGTCAGCCAGCACAAAATCGATACTCCCCAAAATCGCCAAAAGATCAGGGACCATGAGGCCCCTGCTCATAAGGGGTATCATCTGGAGATGAGCAAAAGACGGCGTACGGATCCGGACGCGATAGGCCATCGTACTGCCGTCGCTGATGAGATAATACCCGTTGTTCCCCTTTGTGGCCTCGATGCCGGAAAATGCCTCGCCGGCAGGGATAACGGGCCCCCAGCTTACGTTCAGGAAGTGCGTGATGAGAGTCTCAATATCGTGCATAGTCCGCTCCTTGAGCGGAGGAGTCGCGAGGGGATGATCGGATTTGTACGGGCCTTCAGGCATGTTCTTCATGCACTGCTCAATAATCCGGATGCTCTGCCGCATCTCTTCGACGCGGACAACGGCCCGGTCATAGCAGTCTCCGTGTATTGCTGTCGGTATGTCGAACTCGATCTGATCATACCCCGAGTACGGCCGTTTCTTGCGGAAATCCCATGCAAGACCGCAGGCCCTGAGGCCAGGCCCCGTTACACCCCATTCGATTGCCTCCTGGAGCGAGTAGACACCGATGCCCTTTGTTCTCGCCTTCAGGATACTGTTCTGCATCACCATCCGGTCAAAGTCAACCAGGCGGCGGGGGAACTCCCTGATAAAGTCCCCTATCAGCCGGTCCCAGCCTCTCGGAAGGTCCTGGGTAACGCCGCCGATGCGAAACCAGCTCGGATGCATGCGGCCGCCGCATATCGCCTCAACGATCTCAAAGATACGTTCACGGTCGTTGAACGTATAGAATACCGGAGAGAGAGCGCCGACATCCTGGGCAAAAGTGCCGTACCAGACAAGGTGGCTCGCTATGCGGAAGAGTTCGGCCATCATGACGCGCACAATCTTCACCTTATCCGGGACCTTGATCGCCGCCAGTTTCTCGACTGCCAGGACATAGGCAAAATTATTCATTACACCACCGAGATAATCGATCCTGTCGGTGTACGGCACATAGGTATGCCAGGACTGCCGCTCTCCCATTTTTTCCGCACCGCGATGGTGATAGCCGATGTCGGGAACTGCGTCGACGATCTCTTCACCGTCAAGCTGCAGTATGATGCGGAGGAGGCCATGGGTCCCCGGATGCTGGGGGCCGAGGTTGAGGAACATGAAGTCCGTATCCTCCCTGTGGCGTTTCATTCCCCAATCGCCGGGACGGAACTGAAGGGCTTTCTGCTCTTCCTCCTCCTTCTCCTCAGGGAGACGGAAAGGCTCCATCTCCGTGGCGCGTGCAGGGTGGTCTTTCCGAAGGGGGTACCCCTCCCACGTTGGAGGCATCAGGATGCGCCTGAGATGGGGATGGCCTTCGAAGGTCACGCCAAACATATCCCACCCTTCCCTCTCATACCAGTCTGCTGAAGGCCAGATACCGGTTACCGAAGGGATAGACGGATGATCACCTTTCAGCGCAACTTTGATCCTGAGGTCATCATTCCTTTCGTAAGACAGAAGGTGATAGACGACGGTAAAGTCGCTCTCGGGCTGCCCACTCCTGTTAGCACGGACACGCTCATCAATGACAGTTAGGTCGTACAGACTTCGGTAAGGGTTTTTGACACTGTTTTTGAGATAGCGCAGAACATCGGGGGTCTTCTCTCTTTCTGACCAGAAGGTCCGTATGTCGTCACACGTTGCC
Proteins encoded in this window:
- the nuoH gene encoding NADH-quinone oxidoreductase subunit NuoH gives rise to the protein MNATLRSLIMVFGVLGVVMSLGALLIWLERRLLALWQDRYGPNRVGPFGLLQVLADMLKVFTKEDWIPPFADKPVFIIAPAVIMVTVLLSFAVIPFGPGIEIVDLNIGLLFVLAMSSLGVYSTALAGWSSASKYSLLGGLRASAQMLSYEVFMGLSLVGVVMLAGSFNLRQIVEAQRDLWFCVPQCFGLVVFMIAGVAETRRLPFDLPEAESELVAGFHSEYSGMKFGMFFVGEYLGVTLISALIVTLFFGGWLGPLFPPLVWFFLKTFVFICGFVLLRASLPRPRYDQLMAFGWKVMLPLSLANIIVTGGVLLAKG
- the nuoG gene encoding NADH-quinone oxidoreductase subunit NuoG — its product is MATIYIDDKPYMVKDGQNLLHACLSLGFDIPYFCWHPAMHSVGACRQCAVKQFKDEKDRRGKIVMSCMTPASDRTRISINDPDAKAFRAAVLEWLMTNHPHDCPVCDEGGECHLQDMTVMTGHDYRRFRFKKRTHRNQDLGPFVNHEMNRCIQCYRCVRFYRGYAGGRDLEVFGSHNHVYFGRERDGVLENEFSGNLVEVCPTGVFTDKTLKRHYTRKWDLQTAPSVCVHCSLGCNTIPGERYGLLRRVLNRYHGDLNGYFLCDRGRFGYEFVNSDHRIRGPLLRDRKGGLQKPISRKAALHHLSALLHFGAGVIGIGSPRASLEANFALRSLVGPERFYSGSSEGEFRLVSEIVSIFENGPARSPSLKDVREADAIFVLGEDVANTAPVLGLSLRQAARNKPMEKLEDLGILEWNDAAVRTATQDEKGPLFIAAPHSTRLDDVALRTYHAPPDDLALLGFAVAQELGSHADLVSLSDEGVRSLAREIAEALKNARRPLVVSGTGCGSKVMVHAAANVAWSLCRIGRPAELCFVLPECNSLGLTLMAEKSVAEAFKVAREEAVETVIVLENDLFRRAEAESVNAFFDHVKNIVVIDHLPNPTAARADVVLPAATFAEGEGTLVNNEGRGQRFYKVFIPGGEVRESWRWLHDLMLSSGHLEAEIWRTFDDVTSAMSRALPVLGPLADAVPSAGFRVSGMEIPRRPHRYSGRTAMDANLSIHEPPSPDDPDSPLSFSMEGYSGMPPAPLIPRYWAPGWNSVQSLTKFQKEAGGALLGGDPGRRLIEPAQKGEISYFSDIPEAFKPTGDGLLIVPLYHVFGSEELSIHSPGVYERSPEPYLALSPGDAAKIGVDDGDDVELSLSGKVHRLRVSLMPAMTGGVGGLPVGLTALNMIDLPLLGRVKRADKR
- the nuoF gene encoding NADH-quinone oxidoreductase subunit NuoF; this translates as MEKPLTGMMRPDGEALTLEEYEKAGGYEGLRKALKTMTPGDIVQAVKDSNLRGRGGAGFPTGIKWSFMPAGDNVLRPRYLIANADEMEPGTFKDRILIEGNPHQLIEGMIISAYALHVDTAYVFLRWEYRRAAERLSRAIADAYAGNYLGRDILKSGFRLELYLHVSAGRYICGEETAMLNALEGRRPIPRAKPPHPQASGLWGRPTIINNAETLCNIPHIILNGAAWYKGLSHTEEGGTKMYGVSGRVRRPGAWELAMGTTIREIIEEHAGGMADGYRFRAVIPGGASTDFLVEEHLDVRMDYDSVPKVGSRMGTGTMIVLDDRTCPVGMVHNLERFFSRESCGWCTPCREGLPWIEKLLMAIESGEGEPGDIGILESHTGLLGPGHTFCAFAPGAVEPLQSALKYFREDFELHIKEKKCPWK
- the nuoE gene encoding NADH-quinone oxidoreductase subunit NuoE, with product MLTDGERREILAELEHLSNRHAACVEALRIVQRYRGWVSDEIRDIAAILEMTPEELDGVATFYSLIFRKPVGKHLILICDSVSCWVMGYERIREHLISRLGITPGETSADGQFTLLPVACLGACDQAPAMMIDDELHTNLTPEKIDEILERYR
- the nuoC gene encoding NADH-quinone oxidoreductase subunit C/D, whose protein sequence is MKSENAASEERMNDDGSVIRELQREFGEKSFLPQATCDDIRTFWSEREKTPDVLRYLKNSVKNPYRSLYDLTVIDERVRANRSGQPESDFTVVYHLLSYERNDDLRIKVALKGDHPSIPSVTGIWPSADWYEREGWDMFGVTFEGHPHLRRILMPPTWEGYPLRKDHPARATEMEPFRLPEEKEEEEQKALQFRPGDWGMKRHREDTDFMFLNLGPQHPGTHGLLRIILQLDGEEIVDAVPDIGYHHRGAEKMGERQSWHTYVPYTDRIDYLGGVMNNFAYVLAVEKLAAIKVPDKVKIVRVMMAELFRIASHLVWYGTFAQDVGALSPVFYTFNDRERIFEIVEAICGGRMHPSWFRIGGVTQDLPRGWDRLIGDFIREFPRRLVDFDRMVMQNSILKARTKGIGVYSLQEAIEWGVTGPGLRACGLAWDFRKKRPYSGYDQIEFDIPTAIHGDCYDRAVVRVEEMRQSIRIIEQCMKNMPEGPYKSDHPLATPPLKERTMHDIETLITHFLNVSWGPVIPAGEAFSGIEATKGNNGYYLISDGSTMAYRVRIRTPSFAHLQMIPLMSRGLMVPDLLAILGSIDFVLADVDR